From a region of the Paenibacillus lutimineralis genome:
- a CDS encoding DUF2935 domain-containing protein, with protein sequence MDQSALFEHRFWLQILGDHSRFIFNTLSPKETADIQTAQHFIQAFDQLLHQARDIESDVQLGTVNKQAYSLTVNLRQFKLNILERQLVKQIAIALTPTFLNHMVNELEEYLRILNSLLEGNPVPQFDALHHDFVWLSDAVGHAAAISSDLDFVEKRLIERSQAFEKHFQQFYLKSIEMAGYMRTELRDFPAFRKFHTDVDMEMNLFRAFLKELEDLELSAEVLDRISPLMPDHMMREECYYLMKLAQLGLVQDPECTPDKPRIEEKI encoded by the coding sequence TTGGACCAATCGGCACTTTTCGAGCATCGCTTCTGGCTGCAAATTTTAGGTGATCACTCAAGATTTATTTTCAACACACTGTCACCAAAAGAAACGGCAGATATACAAACTGCACAGCACTTTATTCAAGCCTTCGACCAACTTCTCCATCAAGCGCGTGATATAGAGTCGGATGTTCAGCTTGGAACGGTAAATAAGCAAGCTTATAGTCTGACCGTTAACCTGCGACAATTCAAGCTGAACATTCTGGAACGTCAACTCGTCAAGCAAATTGCGATTGCACTAACGCCAACCTTCTTAAATCATATGGTGAATGAGCTTGAGGAGTACTTGCGTATTCTCAACAGCTTGCTTGAAGGGAATCCGGTCCCGCAATTCGATGCGCTGCACCATGATTTTGTGTGGCTATCTGACGCAGTCGGTCATGCTGCAGCCATATCCAGTGATTTGGATTTTGTCGAGAAGCGGTTGATTGAGAGAAGTCAGGCCTTTGAGAAGCATTTTCAACAGTTTTATTTGAAAAGCATTGAAATGGCAGGTTACATGAGGACAGAACTTCGGGATTTCCCGGCTTTCCGGAAATTTCATACGGATGTTGATATGGAGATGAATTTGTTCAGGGCCTTTTTGAAAGAACTGGAGGACTTGGAGCTATCGGCTGAAGTATTGGATCGCATTTCACCGCTTATGCCAGATCATATGATGAGGGAAGAGTGTTATTACTTAATGAAGCTGGCTCAATTGGGCTTGGTGCAAGATCCGGAATGTACGCCGGATAAACCGAGAATAGAAGAGAAGATCTAG
- a CDS encoding ABC transporter substrate-binding protein, with protein sequence MKKQLLVGIICAALAVTTACGNSDNKNKGGKEKPKSKDGKTIVTLSTYMTSDHYLEAVKQKFEQKYPDIDLQIQFSSSGDEEMDEARMEKNLKLTNTAILSGKGADIIEMSYLPVSQYINKKLLLNMSDALESDQTLNKDDLNMNILNGMKINGGLYTVPTSFYVGTFMSDGDILDKMVEVDEDDWTWEQLEDISWRYMQKEGTKNGRSALANYAPEEFLRLVVKNNSADYIDQDSLKAHFDSPEFIDQMNQVKRMYDEKIITANEAKPSTQVFINYYLYRPLDFFEFGFRFYENPRLLPTPHSSSEAGGTSFLVPSQFGIQANSPVKDEAWKFIAFLMSEEAQSLEERDGFSLLKSVNDKLLDSTKELVMSDKFKAENTGEIEERHFNQLKQLLASANRLATVDNRLLAIIEEESKSFFSGQKSVEEVAKLIQNRTTTYLNE encoded by the coding sequence CTTGTGGGAATAATCTGTGCAGCTCTAGCAGTAACAACAGCATGCGGGAACAGTGACAACAAAAATAAGGGAGGTAAGGAAAAGCCAAAATCCAAAGACGGAAAGACCATTGTGACGCTTAGTACTTATATGACGAGTGATCATTATCTTGAGGCGGTGAAACAGAAATTCGAGCAGAAGTACCCTGATATCGATCTACAAATTCAATTCAGTAGCAGCGGCGATGAAGAGATGGATGAAGCGAGAATGGAGAAAAATCTGAAATTAACGAATACCGCCATCTTATCTGGCAAAGGCGCAGATATTATTGAAATGAGCTATCTACCTGTCAGTCAATACATAAATAAGAAGCTCCTTCTCAATATGAGCGACGCCTTGGAGAGCGATCAGACGTTGAACAAAGACGATCTGAATATGAATATACTAAACGGAATGAAGATCAATGGCGGTTTGTATACGGTACCTACTTCGTTCTATGTCGGTACATTTATGAGTGACGGCGACATCCTGGATAAGATGGTCGAAGTGGATGAGGATGATTGGACTTGGGAGCAGCTCGAGGATATATCCTGGCGGTATATGCAAAAAGAGGGTACTAAAAATGGGCGCTCTGCTTTGGCTAACTATGCCCCTGAGGAATTTCTACGGCTTGTCGTTAAAAATAACAGTGCTGATTACATCGACCAGGATAGCTTGAAGGCCCATTTTGATTCCCCTGAATTCATCGATCAGATGAATCAAGTCAAGAGAATGTATGATGAAAAGATTATAACTGCTAACGAGGCCAAACCAAGCACTCAGGTGTTCATAAATTACTATTTGTACCGCCCGTTAGATTTCTTTGAATTTGGTTTCCGGTTTTATGAAAATCCTAGATTGTTGCCTACTCCCCATTCGTCAAGTGAAGCGGGCGGCACGTCGTTCCTCGTACCGAGTCAATTCGGAATTCAAGCTAACTCGCCAGTGAAAGACGAAGCATGGAAATTCATCGCCTTTCTAATGTCGGAGGAAGCGCAGTCATTAGAAGAAAGAGACGGCTTCTCGCTCTTGAAATCTGTAAATGATAAGCTGCTTGACAGCACGAAGGAGCTTGTAATGAGCGACAAATTCAAGGCCGAGAATACGGGGGAAATTGAGGAAAGGCATTTTAATCAGCTCAAGCAGCTTCTTGCATCAGCGAATCGCCTTGCAACGGTGGACAATCGATTATTAGCTATTATTGAAGAGGAATCCAAGTCATTCTTTAGCGGTCAGAAATCAGTGGAAGAAGTCGCTAAGCTGATTCAGAATCGTACGACCACCTACTTGAATGAGTAG